Proteins encoded by one window of Bacillus carboniphilus:
- a CDS encoding ATP-binding protein, with translation MRNLEKINNLVLKGDFEEADYKDQALTEYSNNPFIKALPFIFSEDDVLDRFMVTPRITEQDKQSETNIRYHVLKRIKNFIQPLPIHFEVERRLSTLIRRGYLARNPLDKSFFERIRVLHQLREDEEEAHKYIDERLNYIRSTADSLSIIGISGIGKTTAIERLLLMYPQVIKHELYEGQPFNRTQIVWLKIDCPYDGSLSTLCKGFFKAIDDLLGTRYLEKFGYLNRVTSTMLLHMTSLASMYGIGVLVIDEIQHLLHSKNDQEEMLNFFVTLSNTVGIPTVLIGTSKAQQLFKGNFRQARRAASEGSIIWDRMSENSEEWEFFLETLWEFQCLKTRSELTEDVKKTFYEECQGITSVAVNLFILAQERALFDETNEEEKLTPQVIKKTAREDMKIIQPMLNALRKNDLKAMYKYEDIMINLDELMINNKMNSEYEGRIKEAMKERQNTIHYKRQDIIQNLSIEVASIGIFDAISSKQINKAIEKIVVESIIDTDFNVLKSQAIKELMELNEKAKEQKESQIPSTRLLPLLQIRESALKQKLHSYEVFLSKGYIKNAIQEFY, from the coding sequence ATGAGGAATTTGGAAAAGATCAATAACCTTGTATTAAAGGGTGATTTTGAGGAAGCCGACTATAAGGATCAAGCTTTGACTGAGTATAGTAATAACCCTTTTATTAAAGCCCTTCCATTTATTTTTAGCGAAGACGATGTACTAGACCGATTTATGGTCACACCTCGTATAACTGAACAAGATAAGCAAAGTGAGACAAATATTCGTTACCATGTACTGAAACGAATTAAAAATTTCATTCAACCCCTGCCAATTCATTTTGAAGTAGAACGCCGGTTATCAACTTTAATTCGCAGAGGTTACTTGGCACGTAATCCTTTAGATAAATCATTTTTCGAGCGTATTCGTGTATTACACCAGTTACGTGAAGATGAAGAAGAAGCACATAAATATATTGATGAGAGATTGAATTACATTCGTTCAACAGCTGATAGTTTATCAATCATTGGGATTTCGGGTATTGGTAAAACGACTGCTATTGAACGACTTTTGTTAATGTATCCGCAAGTCATTAAGCATGAATTATATGAAGGGCAACCTTTTAATCGAACACAAATTGTCTGGCTTAAAATAGATTGTCCTTATGATGGTAGTTTATCGACCTTATGTAAAGGTTTCTTTAAAGCAATTGATGATTTATTAGGTACACGTTATTTAGAGAAATTCGGTTATTTAAATCGTGTAACCTCAACAATGTTATTACACATGACATCGTTAGCGAGTATGTACGGGATTGGAGTTCTTGTCATTGATGAGATTCAGCATTTGCTACATTCTAAAAATGATCAAGAAGAAATGCTAAATTTCTTTGTAACATTATCAAATACTGTCGGTATTCCAACCGTCTTAATTGGTACCTCTAAAGCACAACAACTGTTCAAAGGTAACTTCAGACAAGCACGGCGAGCAGCAAGTGAGGGTTCTATTATTTGGGACCGTATGTCAGAGAATAGTGAAGAATGGGAATTCTTTTTAGAAACTCTTTGGGAGTTTCAATGCTTAAAGACACGCTCAGAGCTTACAGAAGATGTTAAAAAGACATTTTATGAGGAATGTCAGGGAATCACTTCAGTTGCCGTAAACTTGTTCATTTTAGCTCAGGAACGAGCTTTATTTGATGAAACGAATGAAGAAGAAAAGCTTACCCCCCAAGTAATAAAGAAAACAGCAAGAGAAGACATGAAAATCATCCAGCCAATGCTTAATGCACTTCGTAAAAATGATCTAAAGGCAATGTATAAATATGAGGATATAATGATTAATTTGGATGAATTGATGATTAATAATAAAATGAATAGTGAATATGAAGGACGTATTAAAGAAGCCATGAAAGAGCGTCAGAATACAATACATTATAAACGGCAGGATATAATACAAAATTTAAGTATTGAAGTAGCTTCTATAGGTATTTTTGATGCAATTTCTTCAAAGCAGATTAATAAAGCAATAGAAAAAATTGTTGTAGAATCAATTATTGATACAGATTTCAATGTATTAAAGAGTCAAGCAATAAAAGAGTTAATGGAATTAAACGAAAAAGCAAAAGAACAAAAAGAGAGTCAAATTCCATCTACCAGGTTGTTGCCATTATTGCAAATAAGAGAAAGTGCGTTAAAGCAGAAATTACACTCATATGAAGTGTTTTTATCTAAAGGTTATATTAAAAATGCAATTCAAGAGTTTTATTAG